A portion of the Osmia lignaria lignaria isolate PbOS001 chromosome 15, iyOsmLign1, whole genome shotgun sequence genome contains these proteins:
- the veli gene encoding L27 and PDZ_signaling domain-containing protein veli isoform X2, with protein MVTMGEPLTLANDVKRSIELLDKLQKGGEIPATKLAALQKVLQSDFLSAVREVYEHVYETVDIQGSQDVRASATAKATVAAFAASEGHAHPRVVELPKTEEGLGFNVMGGKEQNSPIYISRIIPGGVADRHGGLKRGDQLLSVNGVCVEGENHEKAVELLKQAQNSVKLVVRYTPRVLEEMELRFDKQRAARRRQHMQ; from the exons ATGGTTACGATGGGCGAACCCCTCACTTTAGCAAATG ATGTTAAGAGGTCCATTGAATTATTAGACAAATTACAGaaag GTGGAGAAATACCTGCCACAAAATTAGCTGCCTTACAAAAAGTATTACAAAGTGATTTTTTGAGCGCTGTTCGCGAAGTATACGAACATGTATATGAAACTGTAGATATTCAG GGTTCTCAAGATGTTCGTGCATCGGCTACTGCTAAAGCAACGGTTGCTGCTTTTGCGGCAAGCGAAGGTCATGCACATCCACGGGTAGTCGAATTACCAAAAACCGAAGAAGGTCTTGGTTTTAATGTGATGGGAGGCAAGGAACAAAACTCGCCAATTTATATTTCGCGAATTATCCCTGGAGGTGTTGCCGATCGTCATGGAGGCTTGAAACGCGGTGATCAGCTTCTTTCAGTGAACGGAGTC tgtgTTGAAGGAGAAAATCATGAAAAGGCAGTAGAATTACTAAAACAAGCACAAAATTCTGTGAAACTGGTTGTACGATACACTCCACGTGTCTTAGAAGAAATGGAATTGCGATTTGACAAGCAAAGAGCAGCGCGTAGGCGTCAACACATGcaataa
- the veli gene encoding L27 and PDZ_signaling domain-containing protein veli isoform X1, with the protein MEVFLSQPIFRLEIRLCMVTMGEPLTLANDVKRSIELLDKLQKGGEIPATKLAALQKVLQSDFLSAVREVYEHVYETVDIQGSQDVRASATAKATVAAFAASEGHAHPRVVELPKTEEGLGFNVMGGKEQNSPIYISRIIPGGVADRHGGLKRGDQLLSVNGVCVEGENHEKAVELLKQAQNSVKLVVRYTPRVLEEMELRFDKQRAARRRQHMQ; encoded by the exons gTATGGTTACGATGGGCGAACCCCTCACTTTAGCAAATG ATGTTAAGAGGTCCATTGAATTATTAGACAAATTACAGaaag GTGGAGAAATACCTGCCACAAAATTAGCTGCCTTACAAAAAGTATTACAAAGTGATTTTTTGAGCGCTGTTCGCGAAGTATACGAACATGTATATGAAACTGTAGATATTCAG GGTTCTCAAGATGTTCGTGCATCGGCTACTGCTAAAGCAACGGTTGCTGCTTTTGCGGCAAGCGAAGGTCATGCACATCCACGGGTAGTCGAATTACCAAAAACCGAAGAAGGTCTTGGTTTTAATGTGATGGGAGGCAAGGAACAAAACTCGCCAATTTATATTTCGCGAATTATCCCTGGAGGTGTTGCCGATCGTCATGGAGGCTTGAAACGCGGTGATCAGCTTCTTTCAGTGAACGGAGTC tgtgTTGAAGGAGAAAATCATGAAAAGGCAGTAGAATTACTAAAACAAGCACAAAATTCTGTGAAACTGGTTGTACGATACACTCCACGTGTCTTAGAAGAAATGGAATTGCGATTTGACAAGCAAAGAGCAGCGCGTAGGCGTCAACACATGcaataa